In Salmo salar chromosome ssa24, Ssal_v3.1, whole genome shotgun sequence, the following proteins share a genomic window:
- the LOC106585554 gene encoding transmembrane protein 230, with protein sequence MNARSSLRQGILNTKARYSKLANDDDGYIDLQFQKSPPKVPYKAIALATVLFLIGSLLITIGALLLAGYFEVTHADRTVPVLIIGILVFLPGFYHLRIAYYASKGYRGYSYDDIPDFDD encoded by the exons ATGAACGCTCGCAGCAGTTTAAGACAAGGAATACTTAACACAAAGGCCAGGTACTCCAAATTAGCCAATGATGATGACGGCTACATTGACCTGCAG TTCCAAAAGAGCCCACCAAAGGTCCCATACAAAGCCATTGCACTGGCCACTGTCCTCTTCTTGATTGGCTCTCTTTTGATCACCATTGGAGCCCTCCTATTGGCAGGATACTTTGAAGTCACA CATGCTGACCGGACTGTGCCTGTTCTCATCATTGGAATCCTGGTTTTCCTTCCTGGATTCTATCACCTGCGGATAGCTTACTATGCATCGAAGGGCTACCGTGGTTACTCCTACGATGATATCCCAGACTTTGATGACTGA